The following proteins come from a genomic window of Ochotona princeps isolate mOchPri1 chromosome 14, mOchPri1.hap1, whole genome shotgun sequence:
- the LOC131481925 gene encoding NUT family member 2D-like, with amino-acid sequence METYPDPELLNYIDELCAQEDFTDKVEAIIHPRFLAELLSPDAQLDLMALVEELEKEEVLTAEQVVEKPLSLLSEDWAVGATATQQALLLDTIPEAVTCQGAQSEDCAQPNAVSADIDSQQVSSQHLQRCAVLGNRPKEAAGFAGHQEYLFPGTFKTPSTQGHHVPAPRCPKPAGSFRAQSSVENPQPPVGLSTNNEDELPSLAFFLNSQLHLLPLDLDQSPVCPAHEPLSSQGRGLSCVVPKTRKSKKRVHQGGPVPATKKTRSGSGLGALGGQALALGRIGKSQAQKRSHDPMVSRRKKRQR; translated from the exons ATGGAGACCTATCCAGACCCAGAACTACTCAACTACATTGATGAGCTGTGTGCCCAGGAGGACTTCACTGATAAG GTGGAGGCCATCATTCACCCTCGATTCCTAGCAGAACTGCTTTCCCCTGATGCACAGCTGGATCTCATGGCCCTGGTGGAGGAGTTGGAGAAGGAGGAAGTGCTGACTGCTGAGCAG GTGGTGGAGAAGCCCCTTTCCCTCTTGAGTGAGGATTGGGCTGTGGGGGCAACCGCCACTCAGCAAGCACTCTTACTGGACACCATTCCTGAGGCTGTCACCTGCCAAGGTGCACAGAGTGAAGACTGTGCCCAGCCAAATGCAGTCAGTGCTGACATCGACTCACAACAGGTCTCTTCCCAGCATCTGCAGAGATGTGCTGTCTTAGGCAACAGGCCTAAGGAGGCTGCAGGCTTTGCTGGGCATCAGGAGTATCTTTTCCCAGGGACTTTCAAAACTCCATCCACACAAGGCCACCATGTCCCTGCCCCAAGATGCCCCAAGCCTGCAGGAAGCTTCAGAGCACAATCATCTGTTGAGAACCCACAACCACCAGTGGGCCTCTCCACGAACAACGAGGATGAGCTCCCCAGCCTGGCCTTCTTCCTGAACTcccagcttcacctgctgcctttggaTCTTGACCAGAGCCCCGTCTGCCCAGCGCACGAGCCTCTCTCTAGCCAGGGAAGGGGCCTCAGTTGTGTTGTCCCTAAAACTCGCAAATCCAAAAAGCGAGTTCATCAGGGAGGCCCGGTTCCTGCGACCAAGAAGACTCGCTCAGGCTCTGGGCTTGGAGCCCTTGGCGGGCAGGCCCTGGCTCTCGGTCGTATTGGAAAGAGCCAGGCTCAAAAGAGGAGCCATGATCCCATGGtcagcaggaggaagaagaggcagcGTTAA
- the LOC131481842 gene encoding spermatogenesis-associated protein 31D1-like → MDDVLSLLKSCIEPWLSFGSEYLGAVPSFILLNVVGLLLLYLCYLLLPTKHPGRATTKRKGGTFRGWRSHKREAEERKKLLNILKRPLGHHHDSTHFRHMLCPDPSCEVCNRTTAEIQQLLSQESLQDAALSEYFSSSTDSMIETSVCLTSDLSTIPPGDATAFPLAEPSPPPCSTVSTNLDTSCEDFISPSNLGDSLPPELTPCLDFSFPGRHVLLQPPGIPTPPPKTKDIHSTNLAALEIWNQAHTKDLPTSNLAQGDAKKNILALHSSKASSGVAPTSVLSAPNLSLLSQSCKAHIPVSILPGEFSLNSEIREKLEHHLQKRLVQYQCGLPRRVCESLSLVSIQSDISGTSESKSNQGLSGICLFKDQSIRDTVVLKLSPPGSFCERILGMLLPEKGERMVSLSGNNSRTSWMSLNQQKCKNALETHLKRKVMEIKENHIPRIVYKSLHSLKHSWASEKPCSQEHQDLAKVISVASNIDTSCQLAFLGPSKQKMLEDHIQNYHDRITWGLPEKVLEITELFKMKENSQAGVSRPCTQSSMFLHGDKVRRISVTSSDHQFSATSPIYKPFREGSVALHEDKARTRTSVPSLNRHVSATSAVCKHSKGDCTALHGDKARTRISVSSPNRHVSATLPMCKPYRESSMALHEHNMKPKTSVPSLNCHVSATSPICKPYRESSVALHEDKARTRTSVPSLNRHVSATSAVCKPSKGDRTALHEDKKRTRMPVPSVDRPFCVTSAAHKISNKGGPIALHGDKERAIISVPGVDYHLPSTSLVIKANICALSGQLAKGRQYSLSIPNFDNALTRSSCKPP, encoded by the exons ATGGACGATGTTCTCTCACTTCTGAAGAGCTGCATTGAGCCCtggctgagctttggctcagAGTACTTAGGTGCTGTCCCCAGCTTCATCCTGCTCAATGTGGTGGGGCTGTTGCTGCTCTACCTTTGTTACCTGCTGTTACCAACCAAG CACCCAGGAAGAGCCACAACGAAGAGGAAAGGTGGAACATTTAGAG GTTGGAGATCTcacaagagagaagcagaggagagaaagaagctACTTAACATTCTGAAAAG acccctgggccACCACCATGACAGCACACACTTTCGTCACATGTTGTGTCCAGACCCCTCCTGTGAGGTGTGtaatagaacaacagcagagatccagcagctgctgtcccaggaatcCCTGCAAGATGCTGCTCTCTCTGAGTATTTTTCATCCTCCACTGATTCTATGATTGAGACCTCAGTATGTCTCACCTCTGACCTCTCCACAATTCCTCCAGGAGATGCAACAGCATTCCCTCTGGCTGAGCCCTCTCCACCACCCTGCTCAACTGTCTCAACTAACCTGGATACCTCCTGTGAGGACTTCATCTCCCCCTCCAATCTGGGTGATTCTCTACCCCCAGAGCTTACTCCTTGCCTGGATTTCTCATTCCCAGGGAGACATGTCTTATTGCAACCACCTGGTATTCCCACTCCTCCCCCCAAAACAAAAGACATTCACTCTACTAACCTGGCAGCATTGGAAATCTGGAATCAGGCACATACCAAGGATTTGCCAACATCAAACCTGGCACAAGGTGATGCCAAGAAAAACATTCTTGCCCTCCATTCATCCAAAGCATCCAGTGGAGTTGCACCTACATCCGTACTTTCAG CTCCTAACCTTTCCTTGTTGAGCCAGTCCTGCAAGGCCCACATTCCTGTCTCCATCCTTCCTGGAGAATTTTCCCTGAACAGTGAGATTCGGGAGAAACTAGAGCACCACCTCCAAAAAAGGCTCGTCCAATACCAGTGTGGCCTGCCTCGCAGAGTCTGTGAGTCTCTGTCCCTGGTTAGTATTCAGAGTGACATTTCTGGAACATCTGAATCGAAGAGCAATCAGGGACTCTCGGGGATTTGCTTGTTTAAGGATCAGAGCATCAGAGATACCGTGGTTCTGAAATTGAGTCCACCTGGAAGCTTCTGTGAGAGGATCTTGGGAATGCTTCTACCAGAAAAGGGTGAGAGGATGGTGAGTCTGTCAGGAAACAATTCAAGGACCTCATGGATGAGCCTAAATcagcaaaaatgtaaaaatgccCTGGAAACccatttgaaaaggaaagttaTGGAAATAAAGGAGAATCACATCCCTCGTATTGTGTATAAATCATTGCATTCCCTTAAGCATTCATGGGCTTCTGAGAAACCTTGTAGTCAAGAACATCAAGATCTGGCCAAAGTGATCAGTGTAGCCAGCAATATCGATACCTCCTGCCAGCTTGCTTTCCTTGGTCCTAGCAAGCAAAAGATGTTGGAAGACCATATTCAAAATTACCATGATAGGATAACATGGGGCCTTCCCGAGAAGGTCCTTGAAATCACAGAACtctttaaaatgaaagagaacTCCCAAGCTGGTGTCTCCAGACCCTGTACACAAAGCTCCATGTTTTTGCATGGAGACAAGGTGAGAAGAATCTCTGTTACCAGTTCAGATCACCAATTCTCTGCCACCTCACCCATATACAAACCCTTTAGAGAAGGGTCTGTGGCTTTGCATGAAGACAAGGCAAGGACAAGAACATCTGTGCCAAGTCTGAATCGTCATGTCTCTGCCACCTCAGCTGTCTGTAAGCACTCTAAAGGAGACTGTACAGCTTTGCATGGAGATAAGGCAAGAACAAGAATCTCTGTCTCCAGTCCAAATCGGCATGTCTCTGCCACCTTACCCATGTGCAAGCCCTACAGAGAAAGTTCTATGGCTTTGCATGAACACAACATGAAACCGAAAACATCTGTGCCAAGTCTGAATTGCCATGTCTCTGCCACCTCGCCCATATGCAAGCCCTACAGAGAAAGTTCTGTGGCCTTGCATGAAGACAAGGCAAGGACAAGAACATCTGTGCCAAGTCTGAATCGCCATGTCTCTGCCACCTCCGCTGTCTGTAAGCCCTCTAAAGGAGACCGTACAGCTTTGCATGAAGACAAGAAGAGAACAAGAATGCCTGTCCCGAGTGTTGATCGTCCTTTCTGTGTCACCTCAGCTGCACATAAGATCTCTAATAAAGGAGGACCTATAGCTTTGcatggagacaaggagagagcaaTAATCTCTGTCCCTGGTGTGGATTATCATCTCCCTTCCACCTCTCTTGTGATCAAG GCAAACATCTGTGCTTTGTCTGGTCAGTTAGCCAAGGGCAGACAGTATTCCTTATCCATTCCTAACTTTGATAATGCTTTGACCAGGTCATCTTGTAAGCCTCCTTGA